From the Mycoplasmatota bacterium genome, one window contains:
- the hcp gene encoding hydroxylamine reductase encodes MSMLCYQCQETAKGTGCTIKGVCGKTEDVSNLQDLMIYVLKGMAILQKIGLENGIRFPKANHVMLNGLFMTITNANFDEIAIIEKIKEVLSLREEIKEELKEKGISLGELHDAAIFVAETESEIYAKSDSIEVGILATENEDVRSLRELITYGIKGMAAYAEHAVALGKESEAIYNFIVKALVATLDDTLSGEDLVALTLETGKYGVDTMALLDEANTKTYGNPEITEVNIGVRNNPAILISGHDLKDLEELLEQTKGTGVDVYTHGEMLPAHYYPFFKQYSNFVGNYGNAWWKQNEEFETFNGPILFTTNCIVPPRESYKNRVYTTGATGYPGFKYIKDRVDGKQKDFSDIIKHAKQLPSPKEIENGKIVGGFAHAQVFALADKVVEAVKSGAIKKFFVMAGCDGRMKSRSYYTEFAEKLPKDTVILTAGCAKYRYNKLDLGDIGGIPRVLDAGQCNDSYSLAVIALKLKEIFELNDVNELPIVYNIAWYEQKAVIVLLALLYLGVKNIHLGPTLPAFLSPNVAKVLVDNFGIAGIGTVDEDLKMFLG; translated from the coding sequence ATGAGTATGTTATGTTATCAATGCCAAGAAACGGCAAAAGGGACCGGGTGTACTATTAAAGGGGTCTGTGGAAAAACAGAAGACGTTTCAAACTTACAAGATTTAATGATTTATGTATTAAAAGGAATGGCTATTCTTCAAAAAATAGGATTAGAGAATGGTATTAGATTTCCTAAAGCGAATCATGTTATGTTGAATGGATTATTCATGACGATAACGAATGCTAACTTTGATGAAATAGCTATTATCGAAAAAATTAAAGAAGTATTATCACTTAGGGAAGAAATAAAAGAAGAATTAAAAGAGAAAGGAATATCTTTAGGAGAATTACATGATGCAGCCATCTTTGTAGCGGAAACTGAATCAGAAATTTATGCCAAGTCAGATTCTATTGAAGTAGGCATATTAGCTACTGAAAATGAAGATGTACGTTCATTAAGAGAATTAATTACTTATGGAATTAAAGGAATGGCAGCTTATGCTGAACATGCAGTTGCTCTAGGAAAAGAAAGTGAAGCAATCTATAATTTTATCGTAAAAGCCTTAGTTGCTACATTAGATGATACTTTAAGTGGAGAAGATCTAGTGGCACTTACTTTAGAAACAGGTAAATATGGTGTAGATACGATGGCGTTGCTAGATGAAGCTAATACAAAAACATATGGAAACCCTGAAATAACTGAAGTAAATATTGGGGTTAGAAATAATCCAGCAATATTAATATCAGGACATGATTTGAAAGACTTAGAAGAGTTATTAGAACAGACAAAGGGTACAGGTGTAGATGTTTATACACATGGTGAAATGTTACCTGCTCATTATTATCCATTCTTTAAGCAATATTCTAATTTTGTTGGTAATTATGGTAATGCTTGGTGGAAACAAAATGAAGAATTTGAAACCTTTAATGGACCAATATTATTTACAACAAACTGTATTGTACCACCAAGAGAAAGCTATAAGAATAGAGTTTATACTACAGGAGCTACAGGTTATCCAGGATTTAAGTATATTAAAGATAGAGTAGATGGAAAACAAAAAGACTTTAGTGATATTATAAAACATGCTAAGCAGTTACCTTCTCCTAAAGAAATTGAAAATGGTAAAATTGTTGGTGGTTTTGCTCATGCACAAGTATTTGCCTTAGCGGATAAAGTAGTTGAAGCAGTTAAATCAGGTGCGATTAAAAAATTCTTTGTGATGGCAGGCTGCGATGGAAGAATGAAATCAAGAAGTTATTATACAGAGTTCGCTGAAAAATTACCAAAAGATACGGTAATATTAACGGCAGGATGTGCTAAATATCGTTATAATAAACTTGATTTAGGTGATATAGGTGGAATTCCTAGAGTTCTAGATGCAGGACAATGTAATGACTCTTATTCTCTAGCTGTAATCGCGTTAAAATTGAAAGAAATATTTGAATTGAATGATGTAAATGAACTTCCTATTGTATATAATATTGCGTGGTATGAGCAAAAAGCAGTAATTGTACTTCTAGCGTTACTTTACTTAGGAGTAAAAAATATTCACCTAGGACCTACATTACCTGCATTCTTATCACCAAATGTAGCCAAAGTATTAGTCGATAATTTTGGAATAGCAGGTATAGGTACGGTTGATGAAGATTTAAAAATGTTCTTAGGATAG
- a CDS encoding ABC transporter ATP-binding protein: protein MINIKELETKKISYLEKKYPFILSFFENNQLDVNGYEEYTFLDYLNKFTEEDREEWAIDIEKIKSDLVEYINQMLEFLGLDKDKVESITIVSGKDKYGNKENIDQLTINKSEIISIVGPTGSGKSRLLADIEWAANKDTPTERTILINGDLPDKSIRFSTSNKLVAQLSQNMNFVMDLTVKEFLELHAKSRMIDNEEEVIRKIIEAANELAGEKFNLDTPITGLSGGQSRALMIADTAILSKSPIVLIDEIENAGIDRKRALNLLVNEEKIVLMATHDPSLALMADKRIVIKNGGIYKVIETDDEEKSILLELEKMDQVYNSMRTKLRKGEILKSE, encoded by the coding sequence ATGATTAATATAAAAGAATTAGAAACAAAAAAAATCAGTTATTTAGAGAAGAAATACCCATTTATATTATCATTTTTTGAAAATAATCAATTAGATGTAAATGGTTATGAAGAATATACGTTCTTAGATTACTTAAATAAATTTACAGAAGAAGATAGGGAAGAGTGGGCAATAGACATAGAAAAGATTAAATCTGATTTAGTTGAGTATATTAATCAAATGCTTGAGTTTTTAGGATTAGATAAAGATAAAGTAGAATCAATAACGATTGTTTCTGGTAAAGATAAATATGGGAATAAAGAGAATATTGATCAATTAACCATTAACAAAAGTGAGATTATATCCATAGTCGGTCCTACAGGTTCTGGAAAAAGTAGATTACTCGCAGATATAGAATGGGCAGCAAATAAAGATACACCCACTGAAAGAACAATCTTAATTAACGGAGATTTGCCTGATAAAAGCATTCGCTTTTCAACAAGTAATAAATTGGTCGCGCAATTGTCGCAAAACATGAATTTTGTGATGGATTTAACCGTGAAGGAATTTCTAGAATTACATGCTAAAAGTAGAATGATTGATAATGAAGAAGAAGTGATTAGAAAAATAATCGAAGCAGCCAATGAATTAGCAGGTGAAAAGTTTAATTTAGATACACCTATTACTGGTTTAAGTGGTGGTCAATCAAGAGCTTTAATGATTGCAGATACGGCCATATTAAGTAAATCACCAATTGTTTTAATAGATGAAATTGAAAATGCTGGAATTGATAGAAAAAGAGCATTAAATCTTCTTGTAAATGAAGAGAAAATTGTCTTAATGGCAACACATGATCCGAGTTTAGCACTTATGGCAGATAAAAGGATTGTCATAAAAAATGGTGGAATCTATAAAGTGATAGAAACCGATGATGAAGAAAAAAGCATATTGTTAGAATTAGAGAAAATGGATCAAGTGTATAACTCGATGAGAACAAAACTAAGAAAAGGCGAAATATTAAAAAGTGAATAA